The sequence TGCCAGGGAGTTAAGAGATACTGGATCAAACAGAAGCTTTTCACCAGGAGGGAGATGTTGACTTTCAATATGTAGCTCCCTCAGTTCTCCTACTTTATCCAAACCCTCCACTACAGTGATATAGTTGCCTCCTAAATACCTACAGAACAGAACACAAAGTAGATTTAATATTCTTTGAAAGTAAGAGCAAACACAAGGCTTCaatatatatagaaaaatattttccaagcaTTATTGAATAATACTTGGAAATTATGATAGCTAAAGTAAATAACCTAGCATACAAGTAGAATATACACTTAACTGATTCAAGCAGTTTTTTGCAGTTTTATCTAGtgctattattattaatattactcgactgaaaaaataaaatcatctaaatacaaatatatgtcAAGATGATATTCCTTTTATCACAGAACATCTCATAAAAAATATAAGCAATTACTTccatttgaaaaggaaaatttaagaGCTGAAAGGACTTTAATGGCTACataatttaaacaatttaaGTGTCATAACTATTCTTTTTActagtaaaataaatacattcttTTCAACTTAcagtttttcaagttttttcaGTGGTGAGAGATTTTCTATACTGGAAATACGATTGTTCTGAAGGTAAAGGTGCGTTATGTTTGAAGCAAAGTCCAAGTTCTGGATTTGGTTGATTTGGTTATCATATAAATACAGAACTCTCAGATTTCTGCAGAAAGAGAGGTCACCCTGAAATAAACAATAACATGCTACTTAACATTCAGTGACTGCCTGCTTCTGGAAGCTATTGATTGTTCTTATATTTAAGTTCTGATGCATGATTTATAAATTTTCACCTTTAGTAAACATTTCTTAAAACTATTTTTGCTAGAAAACCAGAGTTATTATATATTGTCAGTTATCTACAGATTAAAGACTGAAGTCTGTCATTACTATTTTGCCCTACAGAATCTCAGGACTACAGACATCACCAGTAAATACTCCACATCCAGTGTGACTTCACTCCCTTCCCTGTCTTCATCACACATCAGAAAAGCACAATTTTTTGTGTAGTTGTCCCCATTAAACTGCGCTGATGTAACTAGAAACCAGTTCTTGGCAAAGAATTATTGGTTTTTACAAAACCTTGCACTTCAATCTGTTTTAATATG comes from Zonotrichia leucophrys gambelii isolate GWCS_2022_RI chromosome 2, RI_Zleu_2.0, whole genome shotgun sequence and encodes:
- the PPP1R42 gene encoding protein phosphatase 1 regulatory subunit 42 isoform X2, whose translation is MVRLTMDLIAKNAGHKNRSEEDFGQYVQKLTHLNLSDKNIDSIGDLSFCRNLRVLYLYDNQINQIQNLDFASNITHLYLQNNRISSIENLSPLKKLEKLYLGGNYITVVEGLDKVGELRELHIESQHLPPGEKLLFDPVSLNSLAKSLSVLNISNNNIDELEELAVLENLSYLKAVDNQLKHMKNY